From a single Fulvivirga ulvae genomic region:
- a CDS encoding SH3 domain-containing protein, whose translation MKKHLTLILSFFLSQVCLGQYHPECTQLFKVMSRDGVIMRKEPSRDSEKLFALSYGQEVSVCGTSKKETINGIEGTWLSVMYQGKSGYAFGAWLKETEPFYLWSFGEIEMILLEGNIENSYGFQRRYIGLIPNHKEAGLTARYKLKEFDIRDYKNQQLLNRDKLNEEGLTFLMNRSTGNAEVIGRKVVNSELSLGQTISFKTDSANYVLYVLGTTVLNQENELDPISSIKDFRLILRRQKGGVISEQVIVKRDLTRWVPGDFLGGYFIDWIGDLDRDGELDILMKNIYHHECYNLQLFLSSKAEKNYLIKLVRNDEFCGG comes from the coding sequence ATGAAAAAACATCTTACACTCATCCTGTCTTTCTTTCTATCTCAAGTCTGCCTGGGACAATATCACCCTGAATGTACTCAACTATTTAAAGTGATGAGTAGAGATGGAGTAATCATGAGGAAAGAACCCAGTAGGGATTCGGAAAAGCTTTTTGCTTTGTCTTACGGCCAGGAAGTGAGCGTTTGTGGCACATCAAAAAAAGAAACTATCAATGGCATTGAAGGAACATGGCTTTCGGTTATGTACCAGGGAAAGTCCGGTTATGCCTTCGGTGCGTGGCTCAAAGAAACCGAACCATTCTATTTATGGTCTTTTGGTGAAATCGAAATGATTCTACTGGAAGGAAACATAGAAAACTCATATGGGTTTCAAAGAAGATATATCGGTTTAATACCCAATCATAAGGAAGCTGGTCTTACGGCAAGGTACAAGCTAAAAGAGTTTGATATTCGTGATTATAAAAATCAACAACTTCTAAATAGAGATAAACTGAATGAAGAAGGGCTCACTTTTCTTATGAACAGAAGCACTGGCAACGCAGAGGTAATAGGAAGAAAAGTGGTAAACTCAGAACTTTCCCTTGGGCAAACTATTTCTTTTAAAACAGATTCTGCCAACTATGTCCTGTACGTACTAGGTACAACAGTCCTAAATCAAGAAAATGAATTAGACCCCATTTCTTCCATAAAAGACTTTCGGCTTATCCTCAGAAGACAAAAAGGTGGAGTTATCTCTGAGCAGGTAATAGTAAAACGTGATCTTACCAGATGGGTTCCCGGCGACTTTCTGGGAGGGTATTTCATTGACTGGATAGGAGACTTAGACCGAGATGGAGAATTGGATATACTGATGAAAAATATCTACCATCATGAGTGTTATAACCTTCAACTTTTTTTATCCTCAAAAGCTGAAAAAAATTATCTAATCAAACTCGTGCGTAACGATGAGTTTTGCGGAGGGTAA